In Methylomonas sp. ZR1, one DNA window encodes the following:
- the traN gene encoding conjugal transfer mating pair stabilization protein TraN, giving the protein MKQFFDPQAFATQSLSAVLCVTLAWTPYGVSWADAIQAAGRDGQQLGQQVLDGFAFPLDTGNGSLNLNPGTDQESAISIGTLFPDTNSTSTTTSDFANLYGNNPGTIAAGLDAQTVLNGETSFTGEAYRTLIDNAHQSHPDLHADPIWENGDQVFADFTPWAQSFTDCTTTTTQTDTLQSVRVPDYQLCLRQPTVPQSCTATHQVHVEPLIRFVSGDGGFSSCGPGCMDLYVGRVGDDYWESDCGLFTWQVKYEVLHPEAITSATLEYVKYDDHTRVYYDNQLIYTGASGWFGDCELYTSWNEYPNTNVLYAFNSSGIKVFKEETRVSGRGEGYSRIRLRYDLSKLITQDEWSWSGPNCQNLANAITDGICQAGSQLSCTNDPANASGCYVDPTSQVMVCGSDLAQAPVVSSTGIRNTCMNIQASGNCDLNQYGQCWTDTAGTHCLEPPANGIPNKTCVSLETQGCSFIKSQCTSVLASGTCWDSVDTYDCGQTVAIPGIQSNTQQQCAGPIRCMGEQCMTVNRTQSQDFSKAVALLNSAQQMAMDLHCDYANADLQQKDPTTCQVFQGKPASCKMVGGALSLVDCCETPSGAMGLGRYIDLLIATSQMDSAVMAMDSTSAIRGAWETMRTPFTLAGDAWNSFQADFASTVNDLVGTDMLSTSDIASQGLLDSLKGELMKSVAEWIGQTFGEAAGNALFSAGGQAAFDSAGNLTPAAQSGGVQLGGGAAVAGQLLSTLMAAYTAVMIIIMIIQMVYSCEEPEYELAAKKQLKVCKDLGSYCESKVLGVCMVRKESYCCYNSPLARILNEQIKPQLSMDFGTPESPSCTGIRVADLDRVDWTQVNLDEWLAILAQTGHLPSAANAASMLNLDQLTGTGSRLNPQKYGAASSGRQDTLTRSQGRMTDLDVPRVKRQSELEGWGMGPQ; this is encoded by the coding sequence ATGAAACAATTCTTTGATCCCCAAGCATTCGCCACACAAAGCCTGTCTGCGGTGCTGTGCGTAACCCTGGCCTGGACACCGTATGGTGTTTCCTGGGCGGATGCGATTCAGGCGGCTGGGCGCGATGGCCAGCAACTGGGCCAGCAAGTCCTCGACGGCTTTGCCTTTCCGCTCGATACTGGCAATGGTTCGCTGAACTTGAATCCGGGAACGGATCAAGAAAGCGCCATTTCAATCGGCACACTGTTTCCGGATACGAATAGCACATCCACCACGACAAGTGATTTCGCCAATCTCTACGGCAACAACCCCGGAACGATCGCAGCCGGGTTGGACGCACAGACTGTATTGAACGGCGAAACCAGCTTTACCGGTGAAGCCTATCGAACCCTGATCGACAACGCCCACCAATCGCACCCGGACTTACACGCCGATCCGATATGGGAAAACGGCGACCAAGTGTTTGCCGATTTCACCCCATGGGCACAGTCATTCACAGACTGCACGACCACCACGACCCAAACCGACACTCTGCAATCAGTGCGAGTGCCTGATTATCAGCTGTGTCTGCGGCAACCGACGGTGCCGCAAAGCTGCACCGCCACCCACCAAGTCCATGTCGAGCCCTTGATTCGCTTCGTCAGTGGTGATGGTGGGTTTTCCAGTTGCGGGCCGGGCTGCATGGATTTGTATGTCGGCCGGGTGGGTGATGATTATTGGGAATCGGATTGCGGCTTGTTTACCTGGCAGGTCAAATACGAGGTTTTGCATCCGGAAGCCATCACCAGCGCCACGCTTGAGTACGTTAAATACGATGACCACACTCGGGTCTATTACGATAATCAGTTGATCTATACCGGGGCCAGTGGCTGGTTCGGGGATTGCGAGCTTTACACCAGTTGGAACGAATATCCCAACACCAATGTGCTGTATGCCTTCAATAGCAGTGGTATCAAGGTGTTCAAAGAAGAAACCCGCGTATCTGGACGCGGCGAAGGTTATTCGCGGATTCGGCTGCGCTATGACCTGTCAAAACTGATCACCCAGGACGAATGGAGTTGGAGCGGACCGAATTGCCAGAATCTAGCCAATGCGATTACCGATGGTATTTGCCAGGCTGGCAGCCAATTGAGTTGCACGAACGATCCGGCCAATGCGTCGGGTTGTTACGTCGATCCCACTTCGCAAGTCATGGTCTGCGGTTCCGACTTGGCACAGGCCCCGGTGGTCAGTTCGACCGGGATTCGCAATACTTGCATGAATATTCAAGCCTCAGGAAACTGCGATCTGAATCAGTACGGCCAATGCTGGACCGATACCGCCGGTACCCACTGTTTAGAACCGCCGGCGAACGGCATACCCAACAAAACCTGCGTGTCGTTGGAAACCCAAGGCTGTTCATTTATCAAAAGCCAATGTACCAGTGTGTTAGCCTCCGGCACCTGCTGGGACAGTGTCGATACCTACGACTGCGGGCAAACAGTGGCTATTCCCGGTATTCAAAGCAATACCCAACAACAATGCGCCGGACCGATACGTTGCATGGGCGAACAGTGCATGACCGTGAATCGCACTCAGAGCCAGGATTTCAGCAAGGCGGTAGCCTTACTCAATAGCGCCCAGCAAATGGCGATGGATCTACATTGCGATTACGCCAACGCCGATTTGCAGCAAAAGGATCCGACTACCTGCCAGGTATTTCAGGGTAAACCGGCCAGTTGCAAAATGGTCGGTGGCGCGCTCAGTCTGGTCGATTGCTGCGAAACGCCCTCGGGTGCCATGGGGCTGGGACGTTACATTGATTTACTGATCGCCACCAGTCAGATGGACAGCGCGGTGATGGCTATGGACAGTACCTCGGCGATTCGGGGCGCCTGGGAAACCATGCGCACCCCGTTCACCTTAGCCGGCGATGCCTGGAACAGTTTTCAGGCGGATTTTGCCTCGACGGTAAATGACCTGGTCGGCACCGACATGCTCAGTACCAGCGATATTGCCTCGCAAGGGTTACTCGACTCGCTGAAAGGCGAATTGATGAAGTCGGTGGCGGAATGGATCGGCCAGACCTTTGGCGAAGCGGCCGGCAATGCCTTGTTCAGCGCTGGCGGCCAGGCTGCCTTTGACTCGGCGGGCAATCTAACCCCGGCCGCGCAATCGGGTGGTGTGCAATTAGGCGGCGGCGCGGCAGTGGCCGGACAATTACTGAGTACCTTGATGGCCGCTTATACGGCCGTGATGATCATCATCATGATTATCCAAATGGTCTATTCCTGCGAGGAACCGGAGTACGAACTGGCCGCGAAGAAACAACTGAAGGTCTGTAAGGATCTGGGTAGCTATTGCGAAAGCAAGGTATTGGGCGTTTGCATGGTCCGTAAGGAAAGTTACTGCTGCTACAACTCGCCGCTCGCGCGCATCCTCAACGAACAAATCAAACCGCAGCTGAGCATGGACTTTGGTACGCCGGAAAGTCCGAGTTGCACCGGTATCAGAGTTGCGGATCTGGACAGGGTCGATTGGACTCAGGTCAATCTGGACGAATGGTTGGCGATTCTGGCGCAAACCGGGCATCTGCCTAGCGCCGCCAATGCCGCGTCCATGCTCAATCTGGATCAACTCACCGGTACCGGCAGCCGCCTGAATCCGCAGAAATACGGCGCAGCCTCCAGCGGCAGGCAGGATACCTTAACCCGCAGCCAAGGCCGGATGACCGATCTGGATGTCCCCAGGGTCAAACGGCAGTCGGAACTGGAGGGCTGGGGAATGGGGCCGCAATAA
- a CDS encoding TraU family protein, whose translation MKRFIFHFVLGGLITLATPLYAETNTNSVDPLCSDAELWSGKLITDICWSCLFPIRAAGASLGGGNVPSIATDEKFCFCTDSMNIPELGMTMGLWNPARLIEIVRNPWCSPALGGHKFSASNVRLIATTGKADFDASEMSFFNYHYFAFPLTILLDLFWDGRCNSDGYRDFDLLYVSELDPTWNNDLLAFFTSPETALFANPVAISACVADAAAAATGNPLDALFWCAGAWGHMYPLSGISPTSYGTDPRITSLLATRATASLHRRGLAWKTSGNDALCGGYIYPFIPKSQYRLSMFYPVAETDSNHAIGETTFKWGAGRTYPGPGEDHIYIQFRWQDCCVGL comes from the coding sequence ATGAAACGATTCATTTTCCATTTTGTCTTGGGCGGTTTGATAACACTGGCAACCCCGCTTTATGCCGAAACCAATACGAATAGCGTCGATCCGTTGTGCTCCGATGCCGAACTGTGGTCCGGCAAACTGATCACTGATATTTGCTGGAGCTGTTTGTTTCCGATTCGGGCGGCCGGGGCATCGCTGGGTGGCGGCAATGTGCCCAGTATTGCTACCGACGAGAAGTTTTGTTTCTGTACCGATAGCATGAACATTCCGGAACTCGGTATGACCATGGGCTTATGGAATCCAGCTCGATTGATCGAGATCGTCCGCAATCCCTGGTGTTCGCCGGCACTGGGCGGCCATAAGTTCAGTGCTTCAAATGTGCGCTTGATCGCCACGACCGGCAAGGCGGACTTCGATGCCAGCGAGATGTCGTTTTTCAATTACCACTATTTCGCCTTCCCGCTGACCATCCTGCTGGATTTGTTCTGGGATGGCCGTTGCAACAGTGATGGCTATCGGGACTTTGATTTGCTGTATGTCTCGGAACTCGATCCGACCTGGAATAACGACCTACTGGCGTTTTTTACAAGTCCGGAAACGGCCCTGTTCGCCAATCCGGTGGCCATTTCCGCCTGTGTCGCCGATGCCGCGGCGGCGGCCACCGGCAATCCCCTGGATGCTTTGTTCTGGTGTGCCGGCGCTTGGGGGCATATGTATCCCTTATCCGGCATCTCGCCGACCAGTTACGGAACCGATCCCAGGATTACCAGTTTGTTGGCTACACGCGCCACAGCCTCCTTGCATCGACGCGGGCTGGCCTGGAAAACCTCGGGCAACGATGCCTTATGCGGCGGCTATATCTATCCCTTCATTCCCAAATCGCAATACCGGTTGTCGATGTTTTATCCGGTTGCGGAAACAGACTCCAATCACGCCATTGGCGAGACGACCTTCAAGTGGGGTGCGGGGCGGACTTATCCGGGGCCGGGGGAAGATCACATATATATCCAATTTCGATGGCAAGACTGCTGCGTGGGTTTATGA
- a CDS encoding TrbC family F-type conjugative pilus assembly protein, with amino-acid sequence MRCFEPHKFPWRQTAVCLYCWFSVQSVQAEEAWLRRSQAILQALEGQARPDWLNGQSEQLDVKRQAQQVLEASQAIQTEALSTGSENVQPTSISNKPLTLLFVSFSLGESALKSIFEESAGREDILLVLRGPKPGQKLPALMADLKRLLKGIDPLPNIVIDPTRFQRWSVTSVPDIVVEQEGKSRLHVRGVSSLSWLDEQLKVGKQGDLGTMGDVSEIAEIDLLEELKRRMAAIDWKQKQQQAIARFWAQQKFEELPVAREDRDRTLDLTITAPRDLAAPNGQLVIRAGQTVNPLDKMPFGLCLKVFDATEPAQVELIQHQSCHDKQARVMYLATSLPRQSGWDSLQRLETMLKAPVYLLTPDVRNRFQLQHVLAIVEQSGNRLVVHERKLPVSTGDRS; translated from the coding sequence ATGCGTTGTTTTGAGCCCCATAAATTTCCTTGGCGGCAAACGGCGGTCTGTTTGTATTGCTGGTTCAGTGTGCAATCGGTTCAGGCGGAAGAAGCTTGGCTGCGACGTTCTCAGGCTATTTTGCAGGCATTAGAAGGTCAGGCTAGACCGGATTGGTTGAATGGCCAATCTGAACAGTTGGACGTGAAACGCCAGGCGCAACAAGTGTTGGAAGCCTCACAGGCGATCCAAACAGAGGCTCTATCGACTGGATCGGAAAACGTCCAGCCGACATCCATTTCGAACAAGCCACTCACGCTGTTGTTTGTTTCCTTCTCGCTGGGTGAGTCCGCACTGAAAAGCATCTTCGAAGAATCGGCAGGTCGGGAAGACATATTGCTGGTGTTGCGCGGCCCAAAGCCTGGTCAAAAACTACCGGCGTTAATGGCCGATCTCAAGCGATTGTTGAAAGGCATTGATCCTCTGCCCAACATCGTGATCGACCCCACCCGTTTTCAGCGCTGGTCGGTAACGTCAGTACCGGACATCGTTGTCGAACAGGAAGGCAAATCTCGGTTACACGTTCGAGGTGTCAGCAGTCTGTCTTGGCTGGATGAGCAACTCAAAGTCGGCAAACAGGGTGATTTGGGAACGATGGGCGATGTTAGCGAGATTGCCGAAATCGACTTGCTCGAAGAGCTCAAACGCAGGATGGCGGCCATCGACTGGAAACAAAAGCAGCAACAGGCCATCGCTCGATTTTGGGCACAGCAAAAATTCGAAGAGCTGCCTGTGGCTCGGGAAGATCGTGATCGGACTTTGGATCTAACCATCACCGCCCCGCGCGATCTGGCAGCACCAAATGGACAGCTGGTCATCCGTGCCGGACAAACCGTCAATCCGTTGGACAAAATGCCGTTTGGCTTATGCCTGAAGGTGTTCGATGCCACGGAGCCGGCTCAAGTCGAACTGATTCAACATCAGTCCTGCCACGACAAACAGGCCCGCGTGATGTATCTGGCCACGTCGTTGCCGCGTCAGTCCGGGTGGGACAGCTTGCAGCGTTTGGAAACCATGCTGAAAGCACCAGTGTATTTACTGACGCCGGATGTGCGGAACCGATTTCAGCTACAGCATGTGCTGGCTATCGTTGAACAATCCGGCAACCGTCTGGTGGTTCATGAACGAAAACTGCCGGTCTCAACAGGAGATCGATCATGA
- the lepB gene encoding signal peptidase I, whose product MLDTPDAKRMNKPRAHSRPNLGKFLLKAVPILLLVLAVERYIGQRFLIGGDDQVDRCLPDKWIYLIDTHNKDIWRGDLIAFRAERMAPFFKDGQIIVKIAAGVTGDTIHVDPQHTTINGERIIDGLPLTEKLQKPATQFKRHETIPPAAYWVTGQTDKSFDSRYWGYVYDHQVIGRAYALF is encoded by the coding sequence ATGTTGGACACGCCGGACGCTAAACGTATGAATAAACCACGGGCACATTCACGACCAAATTTGGGTAAGTTTCTGCTCAAGGCGGTACCGATCTTGTTGCTGGTGTTAGCGGTGGAGCGTTATATCGGCCAACGTTTTCTGATCGGTGGCGACGACCAGGTCGACCGCTGTCTGCCGGACAAATGGATATACCTGATCGATACCCACAACAAGGACATCTGGCGCGGCGATTTGATTGCCTTTCGCGCCGAACGCATGGCGCCATTTTTCAAGGATGGGCAGATCATCGTCAAAATCGCCGCCGGCGTCACCGGCGACACCATTCACGTCGATCCACAGCACACCACGATCAACGGCGAACGAATCATCGACGGGTTGCCTTTAACGGAGAAACTCCAAAAGCCTGCGACCCAATTCAAACGTCATGAAACCATTCCACCGGCTGCCTACTGGGTAACCGGGCAAACCGACAAAAGCTTCGATTCACGTTACTGGGGCTATGTCTACGACCATCAAGTGATTGGACGGGCCTATGCGTTGTTTTGA